In Arthrobacter sp. B3I4, the following proteins share a genomic window:
- a CDS encoding DinB family protein: MKANELLLDGFGRIHEIVAATLEGTDPDTPKRRPAAGANPVAWLIWHLSRGEDAQVASAAGLEQLWTAQGFAGRFDLPLPVADTGYGHSADQVDTVRAPADLLLAYYDAVHRQTEDVLKDLDDADLDRVVDSRWNPPVTLGVRLVSILSDCLQHAGQAAYAKGSGTLS; the protein is encoded by the coding sequence ATGAAAGCCAACGAACTGCTGCTTGACGGATTCGGCCGAATCCACGAAATCGTGGCCGCAACCTTGGAAGGTACAGATCCGGACACACCGAAACGGCGGCCGGCCGCCGGGGCAAACCCGGTCGCCTGGCTGATCTGGCACCTGAGCCGCGGGGAGGACGCCCAGGTCGCCTCAGCCGCGGGCCTGGAGCAGCTCTGGACGGCCCAAGGATTCGCCGGACGGTTCGACCTCCCGCTGCCCGTTGCGGACACCGGGTACGGACACAGCGCGGACCAGGTCGACACAGTCCGGGCACCGGCGGACCTGTTGCTGGCGTACTACGACGCCGTCCACCGGCAGACGGAGGACGTCCTGAAGGACCTCGATGACGCGGATCTCGACCGGGTCGTCGATTCGCGCTGGAATCCGCCGGTCACCCTCGGGGTACGCCTTGTCAGCATCCTCAGCGATTGCCTGCAGCACGCCGGGCAGGCCGCGTACGCAAAGGGCTCCGGAACCCTATCGTGA
- a CDS encoding NAD(P)-dependent alcohol dehydrogenase encodes MLTVNAYAAPSATEDLVPTTIERRDVGPHDVLIDIKFAGICHSDIHTVRGDWGPQSYPLAPGHEIAGIVTEVGSAVTKHAVGDRVGVGCMVNSCGECANCQAGEEQYCLKGNTGTYGAVDRDGTITQGGYSTHVVVTEDFVLSIPEGIELDVAAPLLCAGITTYSPLRHWNAGPGKKVAVVGLGGLGHMAVKLAHAMGAEVTVLSQSLKKQEDGLRLGADHYFATSDENTFTELAGSFDLIINTVSASIDISSYLQLLSLDGTMVNVGAPAEPLPVNAFALIGGRRSFAGSMIGGIRQTQEMLDFCAEHHLGAEIEVIPADKINEAYERVLASDVRYRFVIDTATLS; translated from the coding sequence ATGCTTACCGTAAACGCTTACGCCGCCCCGTCCGCCACCGAGGACCTCGTTCCCACCACCATCGAACGCCGCGACGTCGGACCCCACGACGTCCTGATTGACATCAAGTTCGCAGGCATCTGCCACTCGGACATCCACACCGTCCGCGGCGACTGGGGCCCGCAGTCGTACCCGCTCGCCCCCGGCCATGAGATCGCCGGCATCGTCACCGAGGTCGGCTCCGCCGTGACCAAGCACGCCGTCGGCGACCGCGTCGGCGTCGGCTGCATGGTGAACTCCTGCGGCGAGTGCGCCAACTGCCAGGCCGGCGAGGAGCAGTACTGCCTCAAGGGCAACACCGGCACCTATGGCGCCGTGGACCGTGACGGCACCATCACGCAGGGCGGCTACTCCACCCACGTCGTCGTGACCGAGGACTTCGTCCTCTCCATCCCGGAGGGCATCGAGCTCGACGTCGCCGCTCCCCTGCTCTGCGCCGGCATCACCACGTACTCGCCGCTGCGGCACTGGAACGCGGGTCCGGGCAAGAAGGTCGCCGTCGTCGGACTCGGCGGGCTGGGCCACATGGCCGTCAAGCTCGCCCACGCGATGGGCGCCGAGGTCACGGTCCTCTCGCAGTCGCTCAAGAAGCAGGAAGACGGGCTGCGCCTTGGCGCCGACCACTACTTCGCCACGAGCGATGAGAACACCTTCACCGAGCTCGCGGGCAGCTTCGACCTGATCATCAACACGGTCAGCGCTTCGATCGACATCAGCTCCTACCTGCAGCTGCTCAGCCTCGACGGCACCATGGTGAACGTCGGCGCGCCGGCCGAACCGCTGCCGGTGAACGCGTTCGCGCTGATCGGCGGCCGGCGCTCCTTCGCCGGTTCCATGATCGGCGGCATCCGCCAGACCCAGGAGATGCTCGACTTCTGCGCCGAGCACCACCTCGGCGCCGAGATTGAGGTCATCCCGGCCGACAAGATCAACGAGGCCTACGAACGCGTGCTCGCCTCCGATGTGCGCTACCGCTTCGTGATCGACACCGCGACCCTCAGCTAG
- a CDS encoding long-chain fatty acid--CoA ligase, giving the protein MTNTNSADGFATISVAAILAESARKSPDSVALIVGDDQVSYGELWNQTRAYAGALQARGIGPGDAVAVLIPNVPDFARVYYAILALGAVVVPVHALLKAREIEYVLQDSGAGLLICAAPLLTEGAAGAAASGVDVLTVMAPDGGGFPRLEAEAAAAEPIRTYVPCQPSDTATILYTSGTTGKPKGALGSHFALVEQTSVLLTSVMDFKAGDVLFGGLPLFHTFGQTVVLNAGLRAGVTVVLMPRFSGEGALNLLDRHQVTVFIGVPTMYVALLEAAKTTGVRPAALRYGISGGAALPLAVMDKFRDVYGVEIHEGYGLTETSPVAAFNHVGTKPRPGTIGIPLWGVDIEIARAEITDSIELLPHGELGELVIRGHLLMKGYLNRPEATAEAIVDGWFRTGDLGTKDDDGYLTIVDRKKDMIIRNGYNVYPREVEEILLTHPDVVSAAVYGVPHDVHGQEIAAAIVLDAGATATETELIEFASSQLAAYKYPRVIRLLSELPLGPSGKILKRNLAADAAAG; this is encoded by the coding sequence ATGACCAACACCAATTCCGCAGACGGCTTCGCCACCATCTCTGTCGCCGCCATTCTGGCTGAATCCGCCCGGAAGTCTCCGGACAGCGTCGCCCTGATCGTCGGCGACGACCAGGTCAGCTACGGCGAGCTGTGGAACCAGACCCGCGCCTACGCCGGGGCCCTGCAGGCCAGGGGCATCGGTCCGGGCGACGCCGTCGCCGTCCTGATTCCCAACGTGCCCGACTTCGCTCGGGTGTACTACGCCATTCTGGCGCTGGGCGCCGTTGTGGTTCCGGTCCACGCCCTGCTTAAAGCCCGCGAAATCGAGTATGTGCTACAGGACAGCGGCGCCGGTCTGCTGATCTGCGCCGCTCCGTTGCTGACAGAGGGAGCAGCAGGTGCCGCCGCCAGCGGCGTCGATGTGCTGACGGTGATGGCGCCCGACGGCGGCGGGTTCCCCCGGCTCGAAGCGGAGGCCGCCGCGGCGGAGCCGATCCGGACCTACGTCCCGTGCCAGCCCTCCGACACCGCGACGATCCTGTATACGTCAGGCACCACCGGAAAACCCAAGGGCGCCCTGGGCAGCCACTTCGCGCTGGTGGAGCAAACCTCTGTGCTGCTGACCAGCGTGATGGATTTCAAGGCCGGCGACGTTCTCTTCGGCGGGCTGCCGCTGTTCCACACCTTTGGCCAGACGGTGGTGCTGAACGCGGGGCTGCGCGCGGGTGTCACGGTCGTTCTGATGCCGCGCTTCAGCGGCGAGGGTGCACTCAACCTGCTGGACCGGCACCAGGTCACGGTCTTTATCGGGGTGCCGACCATGTATGTGGCGCTGCTGGAGGCGGCCAAGACCACCGGCGTCCGCCCCGCTGCCTTGCGCTACGGAATTTCCGGCGGGGCGGCCCTGCCGCTGGCCGTGATGGACAAGTTCCGTGACGTCTACGGCGTGGAAATCCATGAAGGCTACGGCCTGACCGAGACGTCCCCGGTCGCTGCGTTCAACCACGTGGGCACCAAGCCGCGGCCCGGCACCATCGGGATCCCGCTCTGGGGCGTCGACATCGAAATTGCCCGCGCTGAAATCACGGACAGCATCGAACTGCTCCCCCACGGCGAACTCGGCGAACTGGTCATCCGCGGCCACCTGCTGATGAAGGGCTACCTCAACCGGCCCGAGGCCACCGCTGAAGCGATCGTCGACGGCTGGTTCCGCACCGGGGACCTGGGGACCAAGGACGACGACGGCTACCTCACCATCGTGGACCGCAAAAAGGACATGATCATCCGCAACGGTTACAACGTGTATCCCCGCGAGGTCGAAGAAATCCTGCTCACCCACCCGGACGTCGTCAGCGCCGCCGTGTACGGGGTTCCGCACGATGTCCACGGCCAGGAAATCGCCGCCGCCATCGTGCTGGACGCGGGAGCCACTGCTACCGAGACCGAGCTGATCGAATTTGCCAGCTCACAGCTCGCCGCTTACAAGTACCCGCGCGTCATTCGGCTGCTCTCCGAGCTTCCCCTTGGCCCCAGCGGCAAGATCCTCAAGCGGAACCTGGCCGCGGACGCCGCCGCGGGCTAG
- a CDS encoding TetR/AcrR family transcriptional regulator gives MTSQPTGLSADGPVATAVGLLARQGFDATSVEELAEAAGMSRSTFFRKFGSKEDVVFADHERILAQVNDQLAASRQDPLAAVEDAALLVFDHHLRNRDTSRARYELMQAVPALRDRELVTSHRYERAFLLHLLDRLPDGGHREHQAVAFAAAVVAVHNAFLRQWLRAAPGVTQPAEAADGADRVKSSALANELQALSALFRPALLGGARFAGAGHAELGGAGTEAASTAARPTVVVTVLTAGADKDAIAQAVRDALP, from the coding sequence ATGACCTCGCAGCCGACAGGCCTCTCCGCCGACGGACCAGTCGCCACCGCCGTCGGGCTGCTGGCACGCCAGGGGTTTGATGCGACGTCGGTCGAGGAACTCGCCGAAGCCGCCGGGATGAGCCGCAGCACCTTTTTCCGGAAGTTCGGCTCCAAGGAGGACGTCGTCTTCGCCGACCACGAGCGCATCCTGGCGCAGGTGAACGACCAGCTCGCCGCTTCCCGGCAGGATCCCTTGGCCGCCGTGGAGGACGCCGCCCTGCTGGTCTTCGACCACCACCTGCGGAACCGCGACACCTCGCGCGCCCGGTATGAACTTATGCAGGCCGTCCCCGCGCTGCGGGACCGTGAGCTGGTCACCTCACACCGCTACGAGCGGGCGTTCCTGCTGCACCTGCTGGACAGACTGCCCGACGGCGGGCACCGGGAACACCAGGCGGTGGCCTTCGCCGCGGCCGTGGTCGCCGTGCACAACGCCTTCCTCCGGCAATGGCTCCGCGCGGCACCCGGTGTCACGCAGCCAGCAGAAGCAGCCGACGGCGCCGACCGGGTTAAGTCATCAGCGCTCGCTAACGAACTGCAGGCCCTCTCCGCGCTCTTCCGGCCGGCGCTGCTCGGCGGTGCTCGATTTGCTGGTGCCGGCCATGCAGAGCTCGGCGGCGCGGGTACCGAGGCTGCGAGTACCGCAGCGCGGCCGACCGTCGTCGTCACAGTGCTGACCGCCGGCGCGGACAAGGACGCGATTGCCCAGGCAGTCCGGGATGCGCTGCCCTGA
- a CDS encoding acyl-CoA dehydrogenase family protein yields MTTTSPASCTTDTTAEFPAGTVEPDYLLTEALGTDPASVFAGISAEDREYWDRARSFVQDEVLPVIDGYWERGDYPLQLLQRLGELDLLRDGIPVDGFAPMSSMAAGLVNMEISRGDGSVATMIAVQGGLALRSIAGCGSAEQKERWLPAVAAGTEYAAFALTEPTHGSDAVALESTATRTDGGFLLNGEKKWIGNGSIGGVSVVWARGEDGQVHGYLVPQDSPGYSATKIEGKLALRAIWQAHIRLENVFVPDENVLPGARTFKDTARVLLATRLGVAWSAVGHATACYETAVQYAKQRRQFGRPLAASQIVQERLARMLSELATMQLMVVQMTRLDEAGALTPEQASLAKYTCTRIARGIASNARDLLGGNGILLTNRVARHLADIEAIHTYEGTETMQALIIGRGITGTSAFA; encoded by the coding sequence ATGACGACGACGTCGCCCGCTTCCTGCACTACGGACACCACGGCGGAATTCCCGGCCGGCACGGTCGAGCCCGACTACCTGCTCACCGAAGCCCTCGGCACCGACCCCGCCTCCGTCTTCGCCGGCATCAGCGCTGAGGACCGCGAATACTGGGACCGCGCCCGCAGCTTCGTCCAGGACGAAGTCCTGCCCGTGATCGACGGCTACTGGGAACGCGGTGACTACCCGCTCCAACTGCTCCAGCGCCTGGGCGAACTGGACCTGCTGCGCGACGGAATCCCGGTCGACGGTTTCGCCCCCATGAGCAGCATGGCCGCCGGGCTGGTCAACATGGAGATCAGCCGCGGCGACGGCTCCGTAGCGACGATGATCGCGGTGCAGGGCGGCCTTGCGCTGCGGTCCATCGCCGGGTGCGGCTCCGCCGAGCAGAAGGAACGCTGGCTCCCGGCAGTGGCTGCCGGAACCGAATACGCGGCGTTCGCACTGACTGAACCCACGCACGGCTCGGACGCGGTGGCCCTGGAGTCCACTGCCACCAGGACCGACGGCGGGTTCCTGCTCAACGGCGAGAAGAAATGGATCGGCAACGGGTCCATCGGCGGCGTCAGTGTCGTCTGGGCCCGTGGCGAAGACGGCCAGGTCCACGGCTACCTCGTCCCGCAGGACTCCCCCGGCTACTCCGCCACGAAAATCGAAGGCAAGCTCGCCCTGCGAGCCATTTGGCAGGCCCACATCCGGCTTGAAAACGTGTTCGTCCCGGACGAGAACGTCCTCCCCGGCGCCCGGACCTTCAAGGACACCGCACGGGTGCTGCTGGCCACGAGGCTCGGTGTCGCCTGGTCCGCCGTCGGCCACGCCACCGCCTGCTACGAAACGGCAGTCCAGTACGCCAAGCAGCGCCGCCAGTTCGGCCGCCCGCTGGCTGCCTCCCAGATCGTGCAGGAACGCCTCGCCAGGATGCTCAGCGAGCTGGCGACCATGCAGTTGATGGTGGTCCAGATGACCCGGCTCGATGAAGCCGGCGCGCTCACGCCCGAACAGGCGTCGCTCGCCAAGTACACCTGCACCCGGATCGCCCGGGGCATCGCCTCCAACGCCCGCGACCTGCTCGGCGGCAACGGCATCCTGCTCACGAACCGCGTCGCCCGCCACCTGGCCGACATCGAGGCGATCCACACCTACGAGGGTACCGAGACCATGCAGGCCCTCATCATCGGCCGCGGCATCACCGGCACCTCGGCCTTCGCCTGA
- the ggt gene encoding gamma-glutamyltransferase, whose translation MHTARRRLSAATAALALSVAGGAVASPAFADPRETEKTPTATGYGGAVSTVDPEASAAAIEVLRKGGNAADAAVAAAATLGVTEPYSAGVGGGGYFVYYNAKTGKVGTVDGRETAPASMPHNAFIDPATGKPYRFTPELVTSGVSVGVPGTPATWERALARWGTLDLGEALKPAIKVATRGFVVDATFRQQTLDNKNRFAAFPATSKLFLPGGDAPAVGSIFQNHDLAATYRLLAKEGTDGFYQGPLAAEIAATVQAPAKAAGTALPVPAGFMTTKDLAAYRALDQAPTHVDYRGLDVYGMAPSSSGGTTVGEALNILDPSNLSAMAPAGALHYYLEASALAFADRGKYVGDPAQVNVPTAALTDPLFGKERACKIDPKHAAPKPVMPGNVDGYDGVCPATVAPTADEKDTENISTTNMTVADKWGNVAEYTLTIEQTGGSGMVVPGRGFLLNNELTDFSTVYDAADPNRIEPGKRPRSSMAPTIILKDGDPFLALGSPGGSTIITTVLQTILNRVDLGMTISEAIAAPRASQRNTTKVTAEPDFIAAYGSQLTPFGHEFTPSGDAFTSAAEIGAATAIEFGRDGKMTAAAEPVRRGGGSAMVLSGSR comes from the coding sequence ATGCACACTGCACGACGCCGACTGTCTGCGGCCACGGCCGCACTCGCCCTAAGCGTGGCGGGCGGCGCCGTCGCCAGCCCCGCTTTCGCTGACCCCCGCGAGACTGAGAAGACCCCGACGGCGACCGGTTACGGCGGCGCCGTGAGTACGGTGGACCCGGAAGCCTCCGCCGCAGCGATCGAGGTACTCCGCAAGGGCGGCAACGCGGCCGACGCCGCCGTCGCCGCTGCCGCGACCCTGGGCGTCACCGAGCCTTACAGCGCCGGAGTCGGCGGTGGCGGTTATTTCGTGTATTACAACGCCAAGACCGGCAAGGTCGGCACCGTCGACGGTCGTGAGACGGCCCCGGCGTCCATGCCGCACAACGCCTTCATCGACCCGGCCACCGGCAAGCCCTACCGCTTCACCCCGGAGCTCGTCACCAGCGGCGTATCCGTGGGAGTCCCGGGCACGCCGGCCACCTGGGAACGCGCCCTGGCCCGCTGGGGAACCCTGGATCTTGGCGAGGCTCTGAAGCCGGCGATCAAGGTCGCGACCCGCGGTTTCGTGGTGGACGCAACCTTCCGGCAGCAAACCCTGGACAACAAGAACCGCTTCGCAGCGTTCCCCGCGACCAGCAAGCTCTTCCTGCCCGGCGGGGACGCCCCCGCCGTCGGCAGCATCTTCCAGAACCACGACCTCGCCGCCACCTACCGGCTCCTCGCGAAGGAGGGCACGGACGGGTTCTACCAGGGCCCGCTCGCGGCGGAAATTGCGGCCACCGTCCAGGCCCCGGCGAAGGCCGCCGGAACCGCGCTGCCCGTTCCGGCCGGGTTCATGACGACGAAGGACCTAGCCGCCTACCGCGCCCTGGACCAGGCCCCCACCCACGTCGACTACCGCGGCCTGGACGTTTACGGCATGGCGCCCTCGAGCAGCGGCGGCACGACGGTGGGCGAGGCGTTGAACATTCTTGATCCGTCGAACCTGTCCGCCATGGCACCGGCCGGTGCGCTGCACTACTACCTCGAAGCCAGTGCCCTCGCCTTTGCGGACCGCGGCAAGTACGTGGGCGACCCCGCCCAGGTGAACGTGCCCACGGCAGCTCTAACCGACCCGCTTTTCGGTAAGGAGCGCGCCTGCAAGATCGACCCGAAGCACGCGGCGCCCAAGCCGGTCATGCCGGGGAACGTGGACGGGTACGACGGCGTGTGCCCCGCCACGGTTGCGCCGACGGCGGACGAGAAGGACACCGAGAACATCTCGACGACGAATATGACTGTCGCGGACAAGTGGGGCAACGTGGCGGAGTACACCCTCACCATCGAGCAGACCGGCGGGTCCGGCATGGTGGTCCCGGGCCGCGGATTCCTGCTCAACAACGAGCTGACCGACTTCTCGACCGTCTACGATGCGGCTGATCCGAACCGGATCGAGCCGGGCAAGCGTCCGCGCTCCTCGATGGCGCCGACCATCATCCTCAAGGACGGCGATCCGTTCCTGGCACTGGGTTCGCCGGGCGGCTCGACGATCATCACGACGGTGCTGCAGACCATCCTGAACCGGGTCGACCTGGGCATGACCATTTCCGAAGCGATCGCGGCGCCGCGCGCCTCGCAGCGGAACACGACCAAGGTCACCGCCGAGCCGGACTTCATCGCCGCCTACGGCAGCCAGCTGACGCCGTTCGGGCATGAGTTCACGCCGTCGGGCGATGCCTTCACCTCAGCGGCGGAAATCGGTGCGGCGACAGCGATCGAATTCGGGCGGGACGGGAAAATGACCGCGGCGGCGGAGCCAGTGCGGCGCGGCGGCGGCTCCGCGATGGTGCTCAGCGGTTCACGATAG
- a CDS encoding acetyl-CoA C-acyltransferase, with amino-acid sequence MNANDNIPVILGGARTPFGRFRGGLTAFSSSELGAHAIRNALERTGVAPEQVGAVIVGQVIQAGAGQGPARQASLAAGIGWDVPTVTINKLCLSGLTAVIDAARMIRAGEADFIVAAGQESMTNAPHLVPGLRAGVVIGDAPMLDSLNHDGLQDPVSGALMGAATDAGNAERGIGRAEQDAVAARSHQRAAAARSAGVLAEEIAPIDVPQRKGPAVTLEHDEGIRPDTTAESLAGLRPAFSKDEAATITAGSSSPLSDGAAALVIASKAAAIAAGLEWIAEIGAHGQTAGPDGSLHSQPARAIERALKLEGLTAQELDLVEINEAFASVLIQSANDLGIETEAINAEGGAIALGHPVGASGARLVLHQALALKRRGGGTGIVALCGGGGQGDALILKA; translated from the coding sequence ATGAACGCGAACGACAATATCCCCGTCATCCTCGGCGGCGCCCGGACCCCTTTTGGCCGGTTCCGCGGCGGCCTCACCGCCTTCTCCTCAAGCGAACTGGGCGCGCACGCCATCCGTAACGCCCTGGAACGCACCGGCGTTGCGCCGGAACAGGTCGGCGCCGTCATTGTCGGCCAGGTCATCCAGGCCGGCGCCGGACAGGGCCCGGCACGGCAGGCCAGCCTGGCGGCCGGGATCGGCTGGGACGTCCCGACCGTCACGATCAACAAGCTCTGCCTGTCCGGGCTCACCGCCGTGATCGACGCGGCCCGGATGATCCGGGCCGGTGAGGCGGACTTCATCGTCGCCGCCGGCCAGGAGTCGATGACCAATGCCCCGCACCTCGTGCCGGGCCTTCGCGCCGGCGTCGTCATTGGCGACGCCCCGATGCTGGACTCGCTGAACCACGACGGGCTGCAGGACCCGGTAAGCGGTGCGCTGATGGGCGCCGCGACCGACGCCGGCAACGCCGAGCGCGGCATCGGACGCGCGGAGCAGGACGCCGTCGCCGCCCGCTCGCACCAGCGTGCCGCGGCGGCCCGCAGCGCCGGAGTGCTTGCCGAGGAAATCGCGCCGATCGACGTCCCGCAGCGCAAGGGTCCTGCCGTGACCCTCGAGCACGATGAGGGCATCCGTCCGGACACCACCGCCGAATCCCTGGCCGGACTCCGGCCCGCGTTCTCCAAGGACGAAGCAGCCACCATCACCGCCGGGTCCTCGTCGCCGCTCTCCGACGGCGCCGCGGCCCTGGTGATTGCCAGCAAGGCGGCAGCCATTGCCGCGGGGCTCGAATGGATCGCCGAGATCGGTGCCCACGGCCAGACGGCAGGACCGGACGGTTCCCTGCACTCCCAGCCCGCCCGCGCCATTGAACGGGCGCTGAAGCTCGAGGGGCTCACCGCGCAGGAGCTGGACCTCGTCGAGATCAACGAGGCGTTCGCGTCGGTCCTGATCCAGTCCGCCAACGACCTGGGCATCGAAACCGAGGCCATCAACGCCGAGGGCGGCGCCATTGCCCTCGGGCACCCGGTCGGCGCGTCCGGCGCACGCCTGGTGCTGCACCAGGCGCTGGCGCTGAAGCGCCGCGGCGGCGGCACCGGCATCGTGGCCCTCTGCGGCGGCGGCGGCCAGGGCGACGCCCTGATCCTCAAGGCCTGA
- a CDS encoding CrcB family protein produces MTEPGTPDGTADADPRATIRVDSRDEGTLGEARAHRPVHLHPGFVLLVVAGGMAGALARYGLSTVLPSPGGWPLPTLVINLAGAFLLGLLLEALVRRGPDAGRLRRVRLLAGTGFMGAFTTYSTLALEATNLLGSGRSTDAVVYVAVTLLGGALATVAGIRAAAVQQSRPVNRRRGAASRPAGAEDAR; encoded by the coding sequence GTGACGGAACCGGGCACCCCGGACGGCACGGCTGACGCGGACCCCAGGGCAACCATCCGTGTCGACAGCCGGGACGAAGGCACCCTCGGTGAAGCCCGCGCGCACCGCCCGGTGCACCTGCACCCCGGCTTCGTGCTCCTGGTCGTTGCCGGCGGCATGGCGGGGGCGCTGGCGCGATACGGCCTGAGCACCGTCCTGCCGTCCCCGGGAGGCTGGCCCCTGCCTACCCTGGTCATCAACCTGGCCGGCGCGTTCCTGCTCGGCCTGCTGCTGGAGGCCCTGGTCCGGCGCGGACCCGACGCCGGGCGGCTGCGGAGGGTCCGCCTGCTCGCCGGCACCGGCTTCATGGGGGCCTTCACGACGTACAGCACACTGGCCCTCGAGGCCACCAACCTGCTCGGATCGGGACGTTCCACCGATGCCGTGGTGTATGTCGCCGTCACGCTGCTCGGCGGCGCCCTCGCGACGGTGGCAGGCATCCGGGCCGCCGCCGTGCAGCAGTCCAGACCCGTCAATCGGCGCCGGGGGGCGGCCTCCAGGCCTGCCGGGGCGGAGGACGCCCGGTGA
- a CDS encoding NUDIX domain-containing protein — MTARSAGLLLYRRTPASGVEVWIAHMGGPFWARKKAAAWSIPKGLYTAEEDPLAAARREFAEEIGTEPPPADYFLLGSFRQASGKVVTVFAAEAEFAPERIVSNTFPLEWPKGSGIVRDFPEIDAAEWVSETDARLRLVRGQVPVLDALLRHLFESAPEADCHRRDNG, encoded by the coding sequence ATGACGGCACGGAGTGCGGGCCTGCTGCTGTACCGGCGCACGCCCGCGTCCGGGGTTGAGGTCTGGATTGCCCACATGGGCGGCCCGTTCTGGGCGCGCAAAAAAGCGGCAGCGTGGTCCATCCCTAAGGGTTTGTACACCGCCGAGGAAGACCCGCTGGCCGCCGCCCGGCGCGAGTTCGCCGAGGAGATCGGCACCGAGCCGCCGCCTGCCGACTACTTCCTGCTCGGCAGCTTCCGGCAGGCCTCGGGGAAGGTTGTCACCGTTTTCGCGGCGGAAGCCGAGTTCGCGCCGGAGCGGATCGTGAGCAACACCTTTCCGCTGGAATGGCCCAAGGGATCGGGCATCGTCCGCGACTTCCCGGAGATAGATGCGGCCGAGTGGGTCAGCGAAACCGACGCCCGACTGAGACTGGTCCGGGGTCAGGTGCCGGTGCTGGATGCTCTTCTCCGGCACCTGTTCGAGAGCGCCCCGGAGGCCGACTGTCATAGGCGTGACAACGGTTAA
- a CDS encoding GNAT family N-acetyltransferase, with protein MTADTRGGGIPRGGAPVRPIHPADVDELSDMYRKSYAESLPQPPERATGWIDSLLAGAEGNHLRGASAVLTGPEGQLTAAIIVTEPAAGENPGWDAVIAELFTHPGHRRQGLAEDLLAHSLSALRAMGRTRVAVAVDSGNSAALALYLSRDFRRVTDDDS; from the coding sequence TTGACCGCGGACACACGCGGCGGAGGAATCCCCCGCGGCGGTGCTCCGGTGCGTCCGATCCACCCGGCCGACGTCGACGAACTCTCGGACATGTACCGGAAGTCCTACGCTGAGAGCCTCCCGCAGCCGCCGGAACGTGCCACCGGCTGGATCGATTCGCTGCTCGCCGGAGCGGAAGGCAACCATCTCCGGGGAGCTTCGGCGGTGCTGACCGGGCCGGAAGGACAGCTCACGGCCGCCATCATTGTCACGGAGCCTGCCGCGGGCGAGAACCCGGGCTGGGATGCGGTGATCGCCGAGTTGTTCACCCATCCGGGCCACCGCAGACAGGGCCTCGCCGAAGATCTCCTGGCCCATTCCCTGTCCGCGTTGCGTGCGATGGGCCGGACCAGGGTCGCCGTCGCCGTCGACAGTGGCAATTCCGCCGCCCTGGCGCTCTACCTCTCCCGGGACTTCCGCCGGGTCACCGACGACGACTCCTAA
- the crcB gene encoding fluoride efflux transporter CrcB, whose translation MTIVLLGVAGGLGAGTRFVVDGLVRARLRTALPVGTIAINVTGSFLLGLVAGAVIVHAAPVELQAIAGTGFLGGYTTFSTASFETVRLVQSGRTGLALLNGLGTAVAAVGAAAAGLALAALL comes from the coding sequence CTGACCATTGTCCTGCTCGGTGTCGCCGGGGGATTAGGCGCCGGAACCCGCTTCGTCGTGGACGGTCTGGTCCGGGCCAGGCTGCGTACCGCCCTGCCGGTGGGGACCATCGCCATCAACGTCACCGGGTCGTTCCTGCTGGGGCTGGTCGCCGGCGCGGTGATCGTGCACGCGGCGCCCGTCGAGCTGCAGGCCATCGCCGGCACGGGGTTCCTGGGCGGCTACACCACATTCAGCACAGCGAGTTTCGAGACCGTCCGGCTGGTGCAGTCCGGCCGCACCGGGCTAGCCCTCCTGAACGGTTTGGGCACGGCCGTCGCTGCGGTCGGCGCCGCAGCCGCCGGGCTGGCCCTCGCCGCCCTTCTCTAG